The Teredinibacter sp. KSP-S5-2 genomic interval TGACATTTGATATGCATGCTCGCCAAAGTCGTTTTAACCTGGGAACAGAAACCGAAATTGACGGGCATACATTAAAAACCTACATCGAAATGGATTTTATGACGACCAGTAATGGTAATGAACGAGTTTCGAATTCCTACTCGCCAAGATTACGTCATGCATTTTTAACCTACGATAATTGGTTGTTCGGTCAAACCTGGTCTACCTTCCAGAACGTTGGTGCATTGCCAGAAACCGTTGATTTTATTGGCAACACCGATTTTGGTATTTTTGTTCGTCAAACACAAATTCGTTATACCGCAGGGGATTTCCAGTTCTCTATCGAAAATCCGGAAACAACCATTACGCCGAATGACGGTGGTGCCCGTATCGTGGCTGACGATAATCCATTGCCGGATTTTGTTGCACGTCATAACTTGACTGCTGGCGGCTTGAATTTAACGACTGCGGTATTGGTACGACAGTTGGCATATAACAATGAAGCAACGGCTGTTGGTGATGAAGAAATTGACAGCACTACCACATCCTATGGTTTAAGTGTTTCGGGAAAATATGCTTTCGGTAAAGACGATATTCGTTTTGGTATCAACACCGGTAAGGGTATGGGGCGCTACATTGGTTTGAACGTCGCTAATGGTGCGGTGATCGATGATAACGGTGACCTTGAAGCGATTGATTCCACCGCGGTTTATGTTGCTTATCGTCATTTTTGGAGCGACAAGTGGCGCAGTAACTTTACCTATTCAGCCATTGATATCGACAATGATACGGATCTAACCGGAGAGTTTGTCACTAGCAGTACAGAAAGCTATCGGGCCAATATCTTTTTCAGCCCAGTGAAAAACTTATCATTTGGTGGCGAGCTCGCACTGGCGAACCGCGAAATAGAAACAGGCGCAGAAGGCAGTATGACCAGAGTGCAGTTTACGGCTAAGCTGGCATTCTAGAATTGCTTTCTTTTTTGATAAAGCCATCTTACTTGTAAGATGGCTTTTTTTTCGGTTATTTTCCGCTGTTTTGTTTTCTTGTGCCGATTTGGTTTCACC includes:
- a CDS encoding DcaP family trimeric outer membrane transporter, whose amino-acid sequence is MVDIKKTVLHGGLIAAGMLGASLAQAVELGTYNNTKVKVGGYLKLDAMFTELDEGTWPANAWYRDFYVPSTVPVESDTTESEGMTFDMHARQSRFNLGTETEIDGHTLKTYIEMDFMTTSNGNERVSNSYSPRLRHAFLTYDNWLFGQTWSTFQNVGALPETVDFIGNTDFGIFVRQTQIRYTAGDFQFSIENPETTITPNDGGARIVADDNPLPDFVARHNLTAGGLNLTTAVLVRQLAYNNEATAVGDEEIDSTTTSYGLSVSGKYAFGKDDIRFGINTGKGMGRYIGLNVANGAVIDDNGDLEAIDSTAVYVAYRHFWSDKWRSNFTYSAIDIDNDTDLTGEFVTSSTESYRANIFFSPVKNLSFGGELALANREIETGAEGSMTRVQFTAKLAF